The following are encoded in a window of Doryrhamphus excisus isolate RoL2022-K1 chromosome 16, RoL_Dexc_1.0, whole genome shotgun sequence genomic DNA:
- the LOC131104498 gene encoding R3H domain-containing protein 1-like isoform X12 — MEGRAAGQVLCLCQHLPKTFAMRMSDKTDTETMKVTEVDDTASHHKDNAIQAGISEKGDREEPGSISTMDNKPVMSFKPNTKLKLVRSLAICEESFPCPILEPSPAPKDDFLLRMLEKEDGATQEQAEKEVCCDKASKADKNQRKMLSRDSSQDYTDSTGIDLHEFLVNTLKSNPRDRIMLLKLEQDILDFIGNNESQKRTFPPMTSYHRMLLHRVAAYFGMDHNVDLTGKSVVINKTTSTRIPDQKFSEHIKDDRADDFQKRYILKRDNSSFDRDDSTIRMRLKADKKSKSMEEREEEYQRARERIFAHDADHFILDRSSQDEDACMRTQQRRQMFRSQAGRSGASWQSSSETEMLPRHSEPRPWSSTDSSDSSNRLAPRPAITKASSFSGISCSLVRGDSSASSKSTGRLSKTGSESCSSVGSSSSSLSRPHRPFTVPASSRPKIPGAPLIYPAADTKGSTLSSMIRRAPLKPTPSTDATNYYVLSLEASGIPPGSVLVNPHTGKTFIHPSSSGIAYGAASAAPPAGRGPHQGKVSPHQLTSAASQQQQANQLHSQPTCPPFQPSSEAVHNPAVSYHLPPPPQFLPVCPNQQYTVPDSLNTQFSRVTLAQQSANNSGAPAADARHYAALYHHSAPVVLQGAPSQQVANYMVAGSSGGHPGMLQGQPVPLPTPGPNHAYPSSMPGHAAFPASSLSQQHTSVLQQHTYIHQPIQQMPTCYCSSTHHPQCSNQQQQQNYRPPVNPLAYNGPHSQNLPQQQVHQPVISSPVSSYQTVVGVQQTPNFALTGAQQSNIGSQMQGMMVQYSPVQSYQQVSVPHQTHQQPMLVSCQPGQGAVAVASMQPCYSLLPPPNQHTTMSSTVSFLPSPMMEQLQFPQNSPPCVAQQNQGQQYTAGLLPPPPGSGMVMLQMAAPPCQQPHTPSPCQQKQPSYKHLGLEHQRSHRPTERPPPYDNTQPALVPGTHSLTGPVAHSQGSPNRHLIHPGHGPPAPTAAPYSLLPQWTRLQ, encoded by the exons CCAGTGATGTCATTTAAG CCTAACACCAAGCTAAAGCTTGTTCGCAGCCTGGCAATTTGTGAGGAATCCTTTCCTTGTCCAATTCTTGAGCCTTCACCTGCACCTAAG GATGACTTCCTCCTTAGAATGTTAGAAAAGGAAGATGGAGCTACACAGGAGCAAGCTGAGAAAGAAGTGTGCTGCGACAAGGCAAGCAAAGCTGACAAAAACCAGAGAAAAATGCTGTCCAGAG ATTCCAGCCAAGACTACACTGACTCTACTGGCATAGATCTCCATGAGTTTTTAGTGAACACATTGAAGAGCAATCCCAG GGACCGAATTATGCTGCTGAAGCTTGAACAGGACATCTTGGACTTCATCGGCAATAACGA AAGCCAAAAAAGAACATTCCCGCCTATGACGTCCTATCACAGGATGCTGTTACACAGAGTGGCCGCCTACTTCGGGATGGACCACAACGTGGACCTCACCGGAAAGTCTGTTGTCATCAACAAAACTACCAGCACAAGAAT ACCCGATCAGAAATTCTCCGAGCACATCAAGGATGACAGGGCAGACGATTTCCAGAAACGCTACATTCTCAAACGAGACAACTCCAGCTTTGATCGCGACGACAGCACG ATTCGGATGCGTTTGAAAGCAGACAAGAAAAGCAAATCGATGGAGGAGAGGGAAGAGGAGTACCAACGAGCCAGAGAAAGGATATTTGCACATGAT GCTGATCACTTCATACTGGATAGAAG CTCTCAGGATGAAGACGCATGCATGCGCACCCAGCAGAGGCGGCAAATGTTCAG GTCACAGGCCGGACGATCGGGTGCCAGCTGGCAAAGCAGCTCAGAGACAGAGATGCTGCCGCGACACAGCGAGCCTCGACCATGGAGCAGCACTGACAGCTCGGACAGCTCCAACCGCCTGGCCCCCCGACCTGCCATCACCAAGGCCAGCAGCTTCAGCGGCATCTCCTGCAGCTTGGTGCGAGGGGACAGCAGCGCCAGCAGCAAGAGCACTGGGAGGCTTTCCAAAACAG GATCAGAATCATGCAGTAGCGTCGGTTCTTCTTCAAGTTCGCTGTCCCGTCCCCACCGGCCTTTCACCGTGCCAGCCTCTTCACGGCCCAAAATCCCAGGAGCACCTTTAATCTACCCAGCTGCAGATACTAAAGGCTCAACACTCTCCAGCATGATCAGGAGGGCCCCGTTAAAGCCAACACCTTCTACTGACGCAACAAATTATTATGTGTTGTCATTGGAGGCCTCAGGGATACCACCTGGCAGCGTTCTGGTGAATCCACACACGG GCAAGACTTTCATTCATCCCAGCAGCAGTGGCATAGCTTATGGTGCGGCCAGTGCTGCACCCCCTGCCGGCAGGGGCCCACATCAGGGCAAGGTGTCGCCACATCAGCTGACCTCTGCTGCAAGCCAGCAACAGCAAGCCAATCAACTCCACTCTCAG CCGACTTGTCCTCCATTCCAGCCGTCCTCTGAAGCCGTCCATAATCCAGCGGTCTCTtaccatcttcctcctcctcctcagttcCTGCCTGTCTGTCCTAACCAACAGTACACTGTG CCTGACTCCCTCAACACCCAATTTAGTCGTGTGACACTGGCGCAGCAGTCGGCCAACAACAGTGGCGCGCCAGCTGCTGATGCCCGCCACTATGCAGCTCTGTATCACCACTCTGCCCCGGTGGTACTGCAGGGAGCACCCTCACAGCAGGTTGCCAACTACATGGTAGCAGGGTCCTCAGGGGGGCACCCTGGAATGCTCCAAGGCCAGCCTGTGCCACTTCCAACTCCAGGTCCTAACCATGCGTATCCCAGCAGCATGCCAGGTCATGCTGCTTTCCCCGCGTCCAGTCTGAGCCAGCAACACACGAGTGTGCTCCAGCAACACACCTACATCCATCAACCAATCCAGCAG ATGCCCACATGCTACTGCTCCTCAACACACCACCCTCAGTGTTCCaaccagcagcaacagcagaacTACCGTCCGCCTGTAAACCCTCTGGCCTACAACGGCCCTCACAGCCAAAACCTGCCACAGCAGCAAG tGCACCAGCCTGTGATTTCAAGCCCTGTGTCCAGTTACCAGACCGTAGTCGGTGTACAGCAAACACCGAACTTCGCTCTCACTGGTGCCCAGCAAAGCAATATTGGCAGTCAAATGCAAGGAATGATGGTTCAGTACTCTCCAGTGCAGTCCTATCAG CAGGTGTCCGTGCCACATCAGACGCACCAGCAGCCAATGTTGGTGTCATGCCAGCCAGGACAGGGCGCGGTGGCAGTTGCTAGCATGCAGCCCTGCTACAGTCTTCTCCCTCCTCCAAACCAGCACACCACCATGAG TTCTACCGTAAGTTTCCTCCCCTCCCCAATGATGGAGCAGCTCCAGTTTCCTCAGAACTCACCCCCCTGTGTTGCCCAGCAGAACCAAGGCCAGCAGTACACAG cAGGGTTGTTGCCCCCGCCCCCTGGCAGCGGTATGGTGATGCTGCAAATGGCAGCGCCCCCCTGCCAGCAGCCCCACACCCCTTCCCCCTGCCAGCAGAAGCAGCCCAGCTACAAACACCTGGGCCTTGAGCACCAGCGCAGCCACCGACCGACTGAACGGCCCCCCCCTTATGACAACACACAG CCCGCCCTCGTCCCCGGCACTCACTCCCTCACCGGGCCAGTCGCCCACAGTCAAGGGTCTCCCAACAGGCATCTCATCCATCCCGGTCATGGCCCACCAGCACCAACTGCAGCTCCCTACAGTCTTCTGCCCCAGTGGACAAG GCTCCAATAG
- the LOC131104498 gene encoding R3H domain-containing protein 1-like isoform X15, giving the protein MEGRAAGQVLCLCQHLPKTFAMRMSDKTDTETMKVTEVDDTASHHKDNAIQAGISEKGDREEPGSISTMDNKPVMSFKPNTKLKLVRSLAICEESFPCPILEPSPAPKDDFLLRMLEKEDGATQEQAEKEVCCDKASKADKNQRKMLSRDSSQDYTDSTGIDLHEFLVNTLKSNPRDRIMLLKLEQDILDFIGNNESQKRTFPPMTSYHRMLLHRVAAYFGMDHNVDLTGKSVVINKTTSTRIPDQKFSEHIKDDRADDFQKRYILKRDNSSFDRDDSTIRMRLKADKKSKSMEEREEEYQRARERIFAHDADHFILDRSSQDEDACMRTQQRRQMFRSQAGRSGASWQSSSETEMLPRHSEPRPWSSTDSSDSSNRLAPRPAITKASSFSGISCSLVRGDSSASSKSTGRLSKTGSESCSSVGSSSSSLSRPHRPFTVPASSRPKIPGAPLIYPAADTKGSTLSSMIRRAPLKPTPSTDATNYYVLSLEASGIPPGSVLVNPHTGKTFIHPSSSGIAYGAASAAPPAGRGPHQGKVSPHQLTSAASQQQQANQLHSQPTCPPFQPSSEAVHNPAVSYHLPPPPQFLPVCPNQQYTVPDSLNTQFSRVTLAQQSANNSGAPAADARHYAALYHHSAPVVLQGAPSQQVANYMVAGSSGGHPGMLQGQPVPLPTPGPNHAYPSSMPGHAAFPASSLSQQHTSVLQQHTYIHQPIQQMPTCYCSSTHHPQCSNQQQQQNYRPPVNPLAYNGPHSQNLPQQQVHQPVISSPVSSYQTVVGVQQTPNFALTGAQQSNIGSQMQGMMVQYSPVQSYQQVSVPHQTHQQPMLVSCQPGQGAVAVASMQPCYSLLPPPNQHTTMSSTVSFLPSPMMEQLQFPQNSPPCVAQQNQGQQYTARPRPRHSLPHRASRPQSRVSQQASHPSRSWPTSTNCSSLQSSAPVDKVKHTTPCWVSLCSTNTPSDLRSSTRHTFWPNIRLQ; this is encoded by the exons CCAGTGATGTCATTTAAG CCTAACACCAAGCTAAAGCTTGTTCGCAGCCTGGCAATTTGTGAGGAATCCTTTCCTTGTCCAATTCTTGAGCCTTCACCTGCACCTAAG GATGACTTCCTCCTTAGAATGTTAGAAAAGGAAGATGGAGCTACACAGGAGCAAGCTGAGAAAGAAGTGTGCTGCGACAAGGCAAGCAAAGCTGACAAAAACCAGAGAAAAATGCTGTCCAGAG ATTCCAGCCAAGACTACACTGACTCTACTGGCATAGATCTCCATGAGTTTTTAGTGAACACATTGAAGAGCAATCCCAG GGACCGAATTATGCTGCTGAAGCTTGAACAGGACATCTTGGACTTCATCGGCAATAACGA AAGCCAAAAAAGAACATTCCCGCCTATGACGTCCTATCACAGGATGCTGTTACACAGAGTGGCCGCCTACTTCGGGATGGACCACAACGTGGACCTCACCGGAAAGTCTGTTGTCATCAACAAAACTACCAGCACAAGAAT ACCCGATCAGAAATTCTCCGAGCACATCAAGGATGACAGGGCAGACGATTTCCAGAAACGCTACATTCTCAAACGAGACAACTCCAGCTTTGATCGCGACGACAGCACG ATTCGGATGCGTTTGAAAGCAGACAAGAAAAGCAAATCGATGGAGGAGAGGGAAGAGGAGTACCAACGAGCCAGAGAAAGGATATTTGCACATGAT GCTGATCACTTCATACTGGATAGAAG CTCTCAGGATGAAGACGCATGCATGCGCACCCAGCAGAGGCGGCAAATGTTCAG GTCACAGGCCGGACGATCGGGTGCCAGCTGGCAAAGCAGCTCAGAGACAGAGATGCTGCCGCGACACAGCGAGCCTCGACCATGGAGCAGCACTGACAGCTCGGACAGCTCCAACCGCCTGGCCCCCCGACCTGCCATCACCAAGGCCAGCAGCTTCAGCGGCATCTCCTGCAGCTTGGTGCGAGGGGACAGCAGCGCCAGCAGCAAGAGCACTGGGAGGCTTTCCAAAACAG GATCAGAATCATGCAGTAGCGTCGGTTCTTCTTCAAGTTCGCTGTCCCGTCCCCACCGGCCTTTCACCGTGCCAGCCTCTTCACGGCCCAAAATCCCAGGAGCACCTTTAATCTACCCAGCTGCAGATACTAAAGGCTCAACACTCTCCAGCATGATCAGGAGGGCCCCGTTAAAGCCAACACCTTCTACTGACGCAACAAATTATTATGTGTTGTCATTGGAGGCCTCAGGGATACCACCTGGCAGCGTTCTGGTGAATCCACACACGG GCAAGACTTTCATTCATCCCAGCAGCAGTGGCATAGCTTATGGTGCGGCCAGTGCTGCACCCCCTGCCGGCAGGGGCCCACATCAGGGCAAGGTGTCGCCACATCAGCTGACCTCTGCTGCAAGCCAGCAACAGCAAGCCAATCAACTCCACTCTCAG CCGACTTGTCCTCCATTCCAGCCGTCCTCTGAAGCCGTCCATAATCCAGCGGTCTCTtaccatcttcctcctcctcctcagttcCTGCCTGTCTGTCCTAACCAACAGTACACTGTG CCTGACTCCCTCAACACCCAATTTAGTCGTGTGACACTGGCGCAGCAGTCGGCCAACAACAGTGGCGCGCCAGCTGCTGATGCCCGCCACTATGCAGCTCTGTATCACCACTCTGCCCCGGTGGTACTGCAGGGAGCACCCTCACAGCAGGTTGCCAACTACATGGTAGCAGGGTCCTCAGGGGGGCACCCTGGAATGCTCCAAGGCCAGCCTGTGCCACTTCCAACTCCAGGTCCTAACCATGCGTATCCCAGCAGCATGCCAGGTCATGCTGCTTTCCCCGCGTCCAGTCTGAGCCAGCAACACACGAGTGTGCTCCAGCAACACACCTACATCCATCAACCAATCCAGCAG ATGCCCACATGCTACTGCTCCTCAACACACCACCCTCAGTGTTCCaaccagcagcaacagcagaacTACCGTCCGCCTGTAAACCCTCTGGCCTACAACGGCCCTCACAGCCAAAACCTGCCACAGCAGCAAG tGCACCAGCCTGTGATTTCAAGCCCTGTGTCCAGTTACCAGACCGTAGTCGGTGTACAGCAAACACCGAACTTCGCTCTCACTGGTGCCCAGCAAAGCAATATTGGCAGTCAAATGCAAGGAATGATGGTTCAGTACTCTCCAGTGCAGTCCTATCAG CAGGTGTCCGTGCCACATCAGACGCACCAGCAGCCAATGTTGGTGTCATGCCAGCCAGGACAGGGCGCGGTGGCAGTTGCTAGCATGCAGCCCTGCTACAGTCTTCTCCCTCCTCCAAACCAGCACACCACCATGAG TTCTACCGTAAGTTTCCTCCCCTCCCCAATGATGGAGCAGCTCCAGTTTCCTCAGAACTCACCCCCCTGTGTTGCCCAGCAGAACCAAGGCCAGCAGTACACAG CCCGCCCTCGTCCCCGGCACTCACTCCCTCACCGGGCCAGTCGCCCACAGTCAAGGGTCTCCCAACAGGCATCTCATCCATCCCGGTCATGGCCCACCAGCACCAACTGCAGCTCCCTACAGTCTTCTGCCCCAGTGGACAAG GTGAAGCACACTACTCCCTGCTGGGTCAGCCTCTGCAGTACAAACACGCCATCCGACCTCCGCTCATCCACACGGCACACATTTTGGCCAAACATCAG GCTCCAATAG